In the Pseudanabaena sp. PCC 7367 genome, one interval contains:
- a CDS encoding LuxR C-terminal-related transcriptional regulator — protein sequence MITTKECPPTLKRSQLNPLDQTTHIKSVRIVIVDANTIFRQQLDHALSKISYLDVVGVANDGYRGVEVVARLMPDLVIMDMGMPLLDGVAATQKIKAAFPEIRSIILSARTAEKEIIAALSGGADAYCIKGDHGDNIDNLLTAIASVQDGATYLDAQIAQKVLEHLKPAKPAQSNSFGQLSQRELEVLRLIVEGYSNPQIGATLYLSTNTVKTYVRGIMNKLVVNDRVQAAVVALRHGII from the coding sequence CCATTAGATCAAACTACTCATATTAAATCAGTAAGAATTGTAATTGTTGATGCCAACACCATTTTTAGGCAGCAACTCGATCATGCCCTCAGTAAGATTTCCTATCTAGATGTAGTTGGTGTTGCCAACGACGGCTATCGCGGTGTCGAGGTGGTGGCCAGACTAATGCCAGACCTGGTCATTATGGATATGGGGATGCCCCTATTGGATGGGGTAGCAGCAACCCAAAAAATCAAGGCTGCATTCCCAGAGATCCGATCGATTATTCTCTCAGCCCGTACAGCCGAGAAAGAAATTATTGCCGCTCTTTCCGGTGGTGCTGATGCCTACTGCATCAAGGGTGACCATGGTGACAACATTGATAATCTGTTAACGGCGATCGCCTCAGTGCAGGACGGCGCGACTTATCTGGATGCCCAGATTGCTCAAAAGGTATTGGAGCATTTAAAACCTGCTAAACCAGCTCAGTCTAATTCATTTGGGCAATTATCCCAGCGAGAACTAGAGGTATTAAGGCTGATCGTTGAAGGTTATAGCAATCCCCAGATTGGCGCGACGCTCTATTTGAGCACCAATACCGTCAAAACCTATGTACGCGGGATCATGAACAAACTGGTAGTAAACGATCGAGTTCAGGCCGCAGTAGTTGCCCTAAGGCATGGCATCATCTGA
- a CDS encoding calcium-binding protein, with amino-acid sequence MTFFDLTNNSEFRSFFPGELSGFNQGVRAFEGNDTLVGSSDSETFNGNGGNDIISGNFGFDFIRGGRDNDTIDGEADNDIVNGNRGDDIVRGGENADVVRGGRGNDDLFGDRGRDTLIGDAGIDDLFGGQGSDTFVLRTDNAAFGIVNADAVRDFNAAENDRLGLDTRITVNDIILDDRVDYSGIFGGTTENDTVISIGSSGLILGVFLDTPLGEIAPRTDILPDSLIYGTG; translated from the coding sequence TTGACATTTTTTGACTTAACTAATAATTCTGAATTTAGATCCTTCTTCCCAGGGGAGCTATCTGGTTTTAACCAGGGAGTACGGGCATTTGAGGGGAATGATACCCTGGTGGGCTCGTCTGATTCGGAAACCTTCAATGGGAATGGCGGCAACGATATTATTTCTGGGAATTTTGGCTTCGACTTTATTCGGGGTGGCCGGGATAATGACACGATCGATGGTGAGGCCGATAATGACATCGTCAATGGCAATCGGGGTGATGACATTGTGCGCGGTGGCGAGAATGCCGACGTGGTACGCGGTGGCCGAGGTAATGATGATTTGTTTGGCGATCGCGGTAGAGATACCTTGATTGGTGATGCGGGAATTGATGATTTATTCGGTGGGCAGGGCTCGGACACCTTTGTGTTGCGTACTGATAATGCTGCCTTTGGGATTGTTAATGCTGATGCGGTGCGGGACTTCAACGCGGCAGAAAACGATCGCCTCGGCCTCGATACCAGGATCACCGTAAACGATATTATCCTGGACGATCGGGTTGACTATTCTGGCATCTTTGGTGGCACGACTGAAAATGACACTGTGATTAGTATTGGCAGTTCTGGTTTGATTCTAGGCGTTTTTCTGGATACGCCACTGGGTGAGATCGCACCTCGCACTGATATTCTGCCGGATTCACTTATCTATGGTACGGGCTGA
- a CDS encoding geranylgeranyl reductase family protein produces the protein MYDCIVVGSGPSGGSAAYHLAKRGRSVLVLEKESLPRYKPCGGGVSPAVQQWFDFDFSPAVSLKLDQICYTWQMGDRQEVELATTEPIWMVRRDVFDHYLIQQAQKQGAELRDNTAVSGIEWLGDRWQVNTANEPLIAKYLIAADGSRGSMAKWLGFKERKRRMGAALEVEAPAPASPTTMIHFDFGMVNNGYIWNFPKADGYSIGSGTFIGGEKQNLKEVAAKYAQSFGVESFKGIKQYGHPISLWNGDQVLHTQNAVLTGEAACVVDPFTAEGIRPSLFTGMLAAESIDSALAGNTNALAEYTERVSEEWGADMVWAQRLSNIFYRVPKFAYKKWMRKPSATRRMGQILCGEQRYRDVANGAIKRLTKGLIPGLG, from the coding sequence ATGTACGATTGCATCGTGGTTGGATCAGGGCCATCCGGTGGCTCCGCCGCATATCACCTCGCCAAGCGGGGGCGATCGGTCTTGGTGCTAGAAAAAGAATCCTTACCCCGCTACAAACCCTGTGGTGGTGGCGTATCCCCCGCAGTCCAGCAATGGTTTGACTTTGATTTCTCCCCCGCCGTCTCCCTCAAACTCGATCAAATTTGCTACACCTGGCAAATGGGCGATCGCCAGGAAGTAGAACTAGCAACCACCGAGCCAATCTGGATGGTACGCCGCGATGTGTTTGACCACTATCTGATTCAACAAGCCCAAAAACAAGGTGCAGAACTGCGCGACAATACCGCTGTGAGTGGGATTGAATGGCTAGGCGATCGCTGGCAGGTAAACACAGCAAACGAGCCCCTAATCGCCAAATATTTAATTGCCGCCGATGGATCGCGTGGATCGATGGCCAAATGGCTTGGATTCAAAGAGCGCAAAAGACGCATGGGCGCAGCCCTGGAAGTGGAAGCACCTGCGCCAGCATCACCCACCACCATGATCCATTTTGACTTTGGCATGGTTAACAATGGCTATATCTGGAATTTCCCCAAGGCCGATGGCTATTCGATCGGCAGTGGTACTTTTATTGGCGGCGAGAAACAAAACCTGAAAGAGGTAGCCGCTAAATATGCGCAATCGTTTGGGGTTGAGAGCTTTAAGGGGATTAAGCAATATGGCCATCCGATTTCGCTCTGGAATGGCGATCAGGTTTTGCATACCCAAAACGCGGTTTTAACAGGGGAGGCGGCTTGCGTAGTTGATCCATTTACTGCCGAGGGGATTCGCCCGTCATTGTTTACGGGGATGCTTGCTGCCGAGTCGATCGATAGTGCTTTGGCTGGCAACACCAATGCCCTGGCGGAATATACCGAGCGGGTAAGTGAAGAATGGGGCGCGGATATGGTGTGGGCACAGCGATTGTCGAATATTTTCTATCGGGTGCCCAAGTTTGCCTACAAAAAATGGATGAGAAAGCCATCGGCCACCAGGCGAATGGGGCAGATTTTGTGTGGGGAGCAGCGCTATCGGGATGTGGCAAATGGGGCAATCAAACGCTTGACCAAGGGGCTGATTCCTGGCCTGGGTTAG
- a CDS encoding tetratricopeptide repeat protein: protein MSLPTPDLLKNMKPQPYHEGFVSPGDLERILDKNIDSDTVQDLFTQGFELAQQDELEHAILVWDKVLDIEPDFVSAIYNQGVAYLELEQIENAQLKFERALQLDFNYTQARLNLGVALIALKQYNRAIANFEIILNKYPNLAQAWHNYGLALFELNHLEASIEKYNKALSIDSSRYLPHYCKGKALFFLDRLDEATQSYSTALKIQPDTPMALLSRGMVLARAGKYEQAINDFDKVIELDPSIVDSLVFHERSVALAELRQFHEALESITTFLQESPNLLPLAWYVKGILLIHLDRKTEAAQNFNKFLDLLEPDSDEIWLYKPAIYGYKGQVDKAFECLYGLVETDPRLFIEVLDKGGFDNLKDDGRLDELKLKAEARIKEILKEQGEILAWIEHKRKTDPAMRGLPDPVQIIREARDR from the coding sequence ATGAGTCTACCAACTCCCGACTTGCTCAAAAATATGAAGCCGCAGCCTTATCATGAAGGCTTTGTAAGTCCTGGAGATTTGGAGCGCATCCTAGATAAAAATATTGATTCTGACACTGTCCAGGATTTATTTACACAAGGGTTTGAACTGGCTCAACAAGATGAACTAGAACATGCGATCTTGGTTTGGGATAAAGTTTTAGATATAGAGCCTGATTTCGTTTCAGCAATATATAACCAGGGTGTTGCCTATCTTGAGTTAGAACAAATAGAAAATGCTCAATTGAAGTTTGAAAGAGCTTTGCAGTTGGATTTCAACTATACGCAAGCCAGGCTAAATCTTGGCGTGGCATTAATTGCTCTAAAACAATACAACCGCGCGATCGCCAATTTTGAGATTATTTTAAATAAATATCCTAATCTTGCACAGGCATGGCATAACTATGGCCTTGCTTTATTTGAACTTAATCATTTAGAAGCATCCATAGAGAAGTATAACAAGGCACTAAGTATCGATAGCAGTCGTTATCTTCCGCACTATTGCAAAGGTAAGGCGTTGTTTTTTCTCGATAGGTTAGATGAAGCAACTCAAAGTTATTCCACTGCCCTTAAAATTCAACCGGATACCCCGATGGCTCTTCTTAGCAGAGGTATGGTTTTAGCCAGAGCTGGTAAATATGAGCAAGCAATAAATGATTTTGATAAGGTTATTGAATTAGATCCATCAATTGTAGACTCTCTGGTATTTCATGAGAGAAGTGTTGCTTTAGCGGAACTAAGGCAATTTCATGAGGCTTTAGAAAGCATTACCACGTTTTTGCAGGAAAGCCCTAACTTACTTCCTTTGGCTTGGTATGTGAAAGGAATTTTGCTTATTCACCTAGATCGAAAAACTGAAGCTGCCCAGAACTTCAATAAATTTCTAGATCTATTAGAGCCTGACTCCGACGAAATTTGGTTATATAAACCTGCAATCTATGGCTATAAAGGTCAAGTTGATAAAGCGTTTGAATGTTTGTATGGCTTAGTTGAAACCGACCCACGACTTTTTATTGAGGTGTTAGATAAAGGTGGTTTCGATAATTTAAAAGATGATGGACGTCTTGATGAGTTGAAATTAAAAGCAGAGGCTCGAATCAAGGAGATTTTGAAAGAACAAGGAGAAATATTGGCCTGGATTGAACATAAGCGTAAAACTGATCCAGCAATGCGCGGTTTACCAGATCCAGTTCAGATCATCCGCGAGGCACGCGATCGATGA
- a CDS encoding type II toxin-antitoxin system VapC family toxin, with protein sequence MILNTPIRCVVDANIAIKLFIDQPDSDKAKLIFSHLDSDINASLFVPGFFFVECTHVLLKYARNKDYKYSNKDAKEHLEALQLLRLQKSSTYGLVEDALNVGFDLGTSAYDSCYIVLANRLSVPLITIDGGLIKKTKNSLYQVYSLKDVEIPEPGK encoded by the coding sequence ATGATCCTTAATACACCGATTAGATGTGTGGTCGATGCCAATATTGCTATTAAGCTCTTTATAGATCAACCTGACTCGGATAAAGCCAAGCTGATTTTTAGCCACCTTGATTCTGATATAAACGCCAGTCTTTTTGTGCCAGGATTTTTTTTTGTAGAGTGTACACATGTTCTCTTGAAATATGCCCGTAATAAGGACTACAAATATTCAAATAAAGATGCGAAAGAGCACTTAGAAGCTTTACAGCTATTGAGATTACAGAAGAGTTCTACTTATGGGCTGGTAGAAGATGCTTTGAATGTTGGTTTTGATTTGGGCACATCTGCTTATGACAGTTGTTATATAGTTCTGGCCAATAGATTGTCGGTTCCTCTAATCACAATTGATGGGGGACTAATTAAGAAGACAAAAAATTCACTATACCAAGTCTATTCACTCAAGGATGTTGAAATACCTGAACCTGGTAAATAA
- a CDS encoding Uma2 family endonuclease — MQTDRPTVSNEPLDPIALDDRIRSEGQILLHGVSWEQFEQLLETLDEHRPYRLAYDNGKLEIIMPTGKHEFNKEAFSDRIKELADYLDLDCTSMGSTTWKRKDLLKGVEPDNCFYVQNEPAIRMIKPDLDLSKDPPPDLILEVDHTSPSVKKLPIYAALGVPEVWIYKTTKKEEILDIYVLKDAKYQNVETSLVFAGFPASKLPSFISQNIKLSPRQARRNFKAWLDEIYIQSID; from the coding sequence ATGCAAACCGATCGCCCCACCGTTAGTAACGAACCGCTAGATCCTATTGCCCTAGACGATCGCATTCGGTCAGAAGGGCAAATCCTACTGCACGGCGTTAGCTGGGAACAATTTGAGCAACTTTTAGAAACACTCGATGAACATCGACCTTATCGACTTGCCTATGACAATGGGAAGCTAGAAATTATCATGCCAACGGGAAAGCATGAATTTAATAAAGAAGCCTTCAGCGATCGAATCAAAGAGTTAGCAGATTATTTAGATTTAGACTGTACTTCTATGGGATCTACAACGTGGAAGCGTAAGGATCTACTGAAAGGGGTTGAGCCAGATAATTGCTTCTACGTTCAAAATGAACCTGCAATTCGGATGATCAAGCCGGATCTAGATTTATCAAAAGATCCGCCACCAGATTTGATCCTGGAAGTTGACCATACCAGCCCCTCAGTTAAAAAATTACCAATTTATGCCGCTTTAGGTGTACCAGAAGTATGGATTTATAAAACAACTAAAAAAGAGGAGATACTCGATATCTATGTACTTAAAGATGCTAAGTATCAAAATGTTGAAACAAGTTTAGTTTTTGCGGGTTTCCCAGCTTCAAAACTACCCAGTTTTATATCACAGAATATAAAACTAAGCCCACGTCAGGCTAGACGGAATTTTAAGGCTTGGCTAGACGAAATTTACATCCAATCGATCGACTAG
- a CDS encoding iron-containing alcohol dehydrogenase family protein, translating into MSVETSLNQGKTIVPLPPLAIAPAQLLRGAGVISQLGQHLPRFGKRALVISGDRTWKAIEPALAEVSTTTDIKFSYALAIDQCSDRLLANSLKIVNQDQIEVIIAAGGGKVLDLAKLVAFRAGLPIVTIPTTAATCAAWTALSNIYTEAGAFDYDVALDRCPDLMVVDYEVIATAPQRTLVAGIGDAIAKWYEASVSSGSSDKTMIIAAVQQARVLRDILLQKSETAIAQPGGDAWREVVDASVCLAGVIGGVGGAQCRTVAAHAVHNGLTHLKQAKGTLHGEKVAYGILVQLRLEEFNGNQLAATARQQLLKFYAQIGLPQNLDDLGLGDVTLKELEQVAAIACLPNSDIHHLPFAIHEQQLVAAMVSTTVPVAVNQ; encoded by the coding sequence ATGTCGGTTGAAACTAGCCTGAATCAGGGTAAAACCATTGTGCCGTTGCCTCCGTTAGCGATCGCCCCAGCCCAATTGTTACGCGGTGCAGGCGTGATTTCGCAATTAGGCCAACATTTGCCCCGCTTCGGCAAACGCGCTCTGGTAATTTCTGGCGATCGGACTTGGAAAGCAATTGAACCAGCCCTGGCAGAAGTTTCAACCACTACTGATATAAAGTTTAGTTATGCCCTGGCGATCGATCAATGCAGCGATCGCTTGTTGGCAAATTCACTAAAAATCGTCAACCAAGATCAAATAGAAGTGATCATTGCTGCTGGTGGCGGTAAGGTGTTGGATTTGGCGAAACTGGTGGCATTTCGAGCTGGCTTGCCGATCGTGACGATCCCGACCACAGCGGCGACCTGTGCAGCCTGGACGGCTCTGAGTAATATTTATACCGAGGCAGGCGCATTTGATTATGATGTAGCGCTCGATCGCTGTCCAGATCTGATGGTGGTTGATTATGAAGTAATCGCCACTGCGCCACAACGTACGCTGGTAGCTGGGATCGGCGATGCGATCGCTAAGTGGTATGAAGCCTCAGTGAGTAGCGGTAGCAGTGATAAAACTATGATCATTGCAGCGGTGCAACAAGCACGAGTGTTGCGCGATATTTTATTGCAAAAGTCGGAGACGGCGATCGCACAGCCTGGTGGTGATGCCTGGCGTGAAGTGGTCGATGCTAGTGTCTGTCTGGCTGGGGTAATTGGTGGTGTGGGTGGCGCGCAATGTCGGACTGTGGCGGCTCATGCGGTTCATAATGGCCTCACCCACCTTAAACAGGCTAAGGGAACCTTACATGGTGAAAAGGTGGCCTATGGCATTCTGGTGCAATTGCGTCTGGAGGAATTCAACGGCAATCAGCTTGCAGCCACGGCACGTCAGCAATTACTGAAGTTTTATGCCCAGATTGGATTGCCTCAGAACCTAGATGATCTGGGCTTGGGAGATGTGACTTTGAAGGAATTGGAGCAGGTGGCAGCGATCGCCTGTTTGCCTAATTCTGATATCCATCATTTGCCTTTTGCGATCCATGAACAGCAGCTTGTGGCGGCAATGGTTTCTACAACTGTGCCGGTTGCTGTTAATCAGTAG
- the ligA gene encoding NAD-dependent DNA ligase LigA: protein MKSISPEIVDRVRELHKMLTYASHAYYVLDSPVLEDSIYDRLYRELVELEAEYPELIEPDSPTQRVGEKPAAKFTSVKHNVALYSLDNAFSSEDMASWQQSWQRYLGQQLEPEQAAALSESATYVCELKIDGSALALTYENGLLVRGATRGDGVSGEDITQNVKTIGAIPLRLNLENPPPIVEVRGEAFIPIATFESINQERLQKGEAAFANPRNSAAGTLRQLDSRIVRDRRLDFFAYTLHLDGYLDDAEPDPELAPNSQWESLELLETMGFKVNPNKKLCHSLAEVQEYYDNWSTARLDLPYMTDGMVVKISPFELQSQLGFTQRFPRWAIAWKYPAEEAPTVVENITVQVGRTGALTPVAELKPVLLAGTTVARATLHNSDFIAELDLHLGDTVVIHKAGEIIPEVVRVLTELRPAEAQAYKMPSHCPECSSKVVKPEGEAVTRCINPECPAIVRGAIEHWVSRDAMDINGIGEKLARQMVDQKLIKSVADLYELSQEQLLKLERMGQRSAEKITKAIATSKTQPWSRVLYGLGIRHVGAVNAQLITANFASVEQLAEADLEAIMAVHGIGEEIAQSVNAWFGAVNNQQLIDRLQKLGLQLQNPDNPADSTAATGTQKLTGKTFVITGTLPTLKRDEAKTMIQQAGGKVTSSVSKKTDYVLVGAEAGSKLKKAEDLGITCLSESAFQELLSNP from the coding sequence ATGAAATCAATCTCACCGGAAATAGTCGATCGGGTACGGGAGCTACATAAAATGCTCACCTATGCCAGCCATGCCTACTATGTGCTGGACTCGCCTGTTTTGGAAGATAGTATTTACGATCGCCTCTATCGGGAGTTGGTGGAGCTGGAAGCTGAATATCCAGAGCTAATTGAGCCAGATAGCCCTACCCAGCGCGTGGGTGAAAAACCCGCCGCTAAGTTTACTTCGGTTAAACATAATGTGGCGCTCTATAGTTTGGATAATGCTTTCAGTAGCGAGGATATGGCCAGTTGGCAACAGAGTTGGCAGCGTTATTTGGGGCAACAATTAGAACCAGAGCAAGCCGCAGCATTGAGTGAATCAGCCACCTATGTGTGTGAATTAAAAATTGATGGTTCTGCCCTGGCGCTCACCTATGAAAATGGCCTATTGGTGCGGGGGGCGACCCGTGGGGATGGGGTCTCAGGCGAGGACATTACCCAGAATGTAAAGACGATCGGTGCGATTCCGTTGCGGCTGAATCTAGAAAATCCGCCCCCGATAGTAGAGGTGCGGGGCGAGGCATTTATACCGATCGCCACCTTTGAGAGCATTAATCAAGAACGTCTGCAAAAGGGGGAAGCGGCCTTTGCCAATCCGCGTAATTCGGCGGCCGGAACCCTAAGACAACTAGATTCCAGAATTGTGCGCGATCGGCGGCTCGACTTTTTTGCCTATACTTTACATCTTGACGGGTATCTTGATGATGCTGAACCAGACCCTGAGCTTGCCCCCAACAGTCAATGGGAATCGCTGGAATTACTAGAAACAATGGGTTTTAAGGTTAACCCCAATAAAAAACTATGTCATTCCCTGGCTGAAGTGCAGGAATACTATGACAATTGGTCAACCGCACGGCTGGATTTGCCCTATATGACCGATGGCATGGTGGTAAAAATCAGCCCCTTTGAGCTGCAATCGCAACTGGGTTTCACGCAGCGGTTTCCGCGCTGGGCGATCGCCTGGAAATATCCCGCCGAAGAAGCGCCGACCGTGGTTGAGAATATTACGGTGCAGGTGGGTCGCACCGGGGCATTAACGCCAGTGGCGGAGCTAAAACCAGTGTTGTTGGCTGGCACAACGGTTGCGCGCGCCACGTTACACAACAGTGATTTTATTGCCGAGTTGGATTTACACCTGGGCGATACGGTCGTGATTCATAAAGCAGGGGAGATTATTCCTGAGGTGGTGCGAGTGCTAACCGAACTGCGCCCTGCGGAGGCTCAAGCCTACAAAATGCCTAGCCATTGCCCCGAATGTAGTAGCAAGGTAGTTAAGCCGGAGGGCGAAGCAGTCACGCGGTGCATCAATCCAGAATGCCCAGCGATCGTGCGGGGGGCGATCGAGCATTGGGTTAGTCGGGACGCGATGGATATTAATGGGATTGGTGAAAAGCTGGCGCGACAAATGGTTGACCAGAAGCTAATTAAGTCGGTCGCTGATTTATATGAGTTATCTCAGGAGCAATTGCTCAAGCTGGAGCGGATGGGGCAAAGGTCGGCGGAAAAGATCACCAAGGCGATCGCCACCTCTAAAACTCAACCCTGGTCAAGGGTGCTCTATGGCTTGGGCATTCGTCATGTGGGTGCGGTTAATGCCCAGTTGATTACTGCTAATTTTGCCAGTGTGGAGCAATTGGCTGAGGCTGATCTGGAGGCGATCATGGCGGTGCATGGGATCGGTGAGGAGATCGCCCAATCGGTTAATGCCTGGTTTGGGGCAGTAAACAATCAACAATTGATCGATCGGCTCCAGAAATTAGGCTTGCAACTACAAAATCCCGACAATCCAGCCGATTCAACCGCAGCAACTGGAACTCAAAAATTAACTGGCAAAACCTTTGTGATTACGGGTACGTTGCCCACCCTGAAGCGGGATGAAGCAAAGACTATGATCCAGCAGGCCGGAGGCAAGGTAACCAGCTCGGTGAGCAAGAAGACTGATTATGTATTGGTGGGGGCGGAGGCAGGTTCCAAGCTCAAAAAAGCCGAAGACCTGGGGATTACCTGCCTCTCTGAATCGGCGTTTCAAGAACTGCTAAGCAATCCGTAA
- a CDS encoding phosphoadenylyl-sulfate reductase, with protein sequence MTTATEVETAATQLAGKSPQEVISWALEKFHPQISLASSFGAEDVVLIDMLAKIRPDARVFTLDTGRLPTQTYDVIEAVQRKYPQLQLQIMFPDTQAVQEMVRSQGINLFYESIENRKKCCYVRKVEPLNRALSGLDAWFTGLRRDQTANRADMQVVEMDSDRGIAKINPLIDWSEAQVWKYIRQNFVPYNSLHDQNYPSIGCAPCTRAVKPGEDPRAGRWWWEQGGQECGLHVSAKEDLAVAKS encoded by the coding sequence ATGACTACTGCCACTGAAGTTGAAACCGCCGCCACTCAATTAGCCGGGAAATCGCCCCAGGAAGTAATTAGCTGGGCGCTGGAAAAATTCCATCCTCAAATTTCGCTCGCTTCCAGCTTTGGCGCAGAGGACGTGGTTTTAATTGACATGTTGGCCAAAATTCGCCCCGATGCCCGTGTGTTCACCCTCGATACCGGTCGATTGCCCACCCAAACCTATGATGTAATTGAAGCGGTGCAGCGTAAATATCCCCAACTGCAACTGCAAATCATGTTTCCCGATACTCAGGCAGTACAGGAGATGGTGCGATCGCAGGGGATCAATCTTTTCTATGAAAGCATTGAAAATCGCAAAAAATGCTGCTATGTGCGTAAAGTAGAACCCTTGAATCGGGCCCTGTCTGGCCTTGATGCCTGGTTCACTGGCCTCCGACGCGATCAAACCGCCAATCGCGCTGATATGCAAGTGGTGGAAATGGACAGCGATCGCGGCATTGCCAAAATTAATCCATTGATCGATTGGAGCGAAGCACAGGTCTGGAAATATATCCGCCAGAACTTTGTGCCCTACAATTCCCTTCACGATCAAAACTATCCCAGTATTGGCTGTGCCCCTTGCACCAGAGCAGTGAAGCCAGGTGAAGACCCACGCGCTGGTAGATGGTGGTGGGAACAAGGCGGCCAGGAATGCGGCTTGCATGTGAGCGCCAAGGAAGATCTTGCCGTTGCCAAGTCATAG